In Flavobacterium okayamense, a single window of DNA contains:
- a CDS encoding Glu/Leu/Phe/Val dehydrogenase dimerization domain-containing protein translates to MTADLIKANELQKVDPVFGQVSFDGHEQVVFCHDKDTGLKAIIGIHNTVLGPALGGTRMWKYSNEWEALNDVLRLSRGMSFKSSISGLNLGGGKAVIIGDAKTEKTPELMRRFGQFVDSLSGKYITAEDVGMETKDMDTVREVTKYVTGISEEKGGSGNPSPITAYGVFMGLKAAAKYKFGTDNLEGKKVLVQGIGHVGEVLVQHLSENGAIVTISDINEDRLHQVGSKYGAKIFTGSDLYAADVDIYAPCALGATINDDTIEKIQAKVIAGAANNQLANEVKHGKILKEKGILYAPDFLINAGGVINVYSELANLTKAQVMEKTENIYNTSLEIFDFADKNNVTTHAAALSIAQKRIDDRKNELQNK, encoded by the coding sequence ATGACAGCAGATTTAATTAAAGCAAACGAACTTCAGAAAGTTGATCCAGTATTTGGTCAAGTTTCTTTTGATGGTCATGAGCAAGTTGTTTTTTGCCACGACAAAGATACTGGTTTAAAAGCAATAATTGGTATTCACAATACAGTTTTAGGTCCGGCACTTGGAGGAACTAGAATGTGGAAATATAGTAACGAATGGGAAGCATTAAACGATGTTTTACGTCTTTCAAGAGGTATGTCGTTTAAATCTTCAATATCAGGTTTAAATTTAGGTGGTGGTAAAGCTGTAATTATTGGTGATGCTAAAACTGAAAAAACACCTGAATTAATGCGTCGATTCGGACAATTCGTTGATTCATTATCTGGAAAATATATTACTGCAGAAGATGTAGGAATGGAAACAAAAGATATGGATACAGTAAGAGAGGTTACTAAATACGTTACTGGAATTTCTGAAGAAAAAGGTGGTTCTGGAAATCCTTCACCTATTACTGCTTACGGGGTTTTTATGGGATTAAAAGCTGCTGCAAAATATAAGTTTGGTACAGATAATTTAGAAGGAAAAAAAGTTTTAGTTCAAGGAATCGGTCACGTAGGTGAAGTTTTAGTACAACATTTATCTGAAAATGGAGCAATTGTTACCATTTCAGATATTAATGAAGATAGATTACACCAAGTTGGTTCTAAATATGGAGCAAAAATTTTCACAGGAAGTGATTTATATGCTGCAGATGTAGATATTTATGCTCCTTGTGCATTAGGCGCTACCATTAATGATGATACTATTGAAAAAATCCAAGCAAAAGTTATTGCTGGAGCAGCAAATAATCAATTAGCTAACGAAGTTAAGCATGGAAAAATTCTTAAGGAAAAAGGAATTTTATATGCACCGGATTTCTTAATAAATGCTGGAGGTGTTATCAATGTTTATTCTGAACTTGCTAACTTAACAAAGGCTCAAGTAATGGAAAAAACTGAAAACATTTATAATACATCATTAGAAATTTTTGATTTTGCTGATAAGAATAATGTTACAACTCATGCTGCTGCATTATCAATTGCTCAAAAGCGTATTGATGACAGAAAAAACGAGTTACAAAATAAATAA